CCATTACTCAGGGAGATGTAGAGCAAGTGGTGCTCGCCCAGCGGCTCGAGGTTCCTCTGTCGGTATCCTCCTTTGCGGTTTATCGCGCTTTGCGGAGCCTCAACCCATCTTCCTATGTGTTTTACCTGGACCTAGGGGACTACCAGCTTTTGGGTTCTAGCCCGGAGACTTTGGTTCGGTTACAGGAAGGAAAGGCGGAGATTCATCCCATTGCGGGAACCCGGCCCCGCGGAGCAACACCCGCCGAGGATGAGGCCTATGTCCGTGAGCTTATGAAGGATGAGAAGGAAGTGGCGGAGCACCAAATGTTGGTGGAACTGGGGCTTCGGGAGCTTGAGCTTGTCTGCGTTCCGGGGACGGTGCGGTTGGAAGAGTCCATGGAGATCATCAAGTATTCCCATGTGATGCACATGGTAAGCAGGATCACTGGTCGGTTGGCAGCAGGCCAAGATCAGTTTGACCTTTTTAGGACGGTCTTTCCCGCAGGTACCGTCAGCGGGTTTCCCAAGAAAAGAGCCCTGGAGTTAGTTCAAAGGCTAGAACCCCATCGGCGGGGGCCCTACGCGGGGGCCGTGGGTTACTTCAGCTATCAAGGGAGTATGGATCAGTGCATCACTATTCGAAGTACGCTTTGCAAAGATGGTCGGGCCTATGTCTATGCCGGAGCGGGTATCGTGGCCCAATCGGTGCCCGAACGGGAGTACCAGGAGACTTTGCATAAGGCTCGGGCAGTCTTAGTGGCTATTAACCATGCGGAACAGTCCTTGCTGGCCGGAAGGAGGGAAGCCCGATGATTCGGGAAGCTATTGTCAAACTTACCGGTGGTGTCAGTCTCAGTGAAAGGGAAGCCTCCCTGGTTATGCATCAAATCATGACGGGAGATGCCACATCAGCCCAGATCGCTGCTTATCTTACTGCTTTACGGATCAAAGGGGAGACTTTGGATGAAGTGGTGGGTTCGGCCCAGACGATGCGGACCTTTGCGGTTCAGATTCGCCCCCGGGTGACCCAGTTATTGGACACCTGTGGAACAGGTGGCGATGGGGCCAACACCTACAATATCTCCACTACCGTGGCCTTCATTGTGGCTGGTGCCGGACTGCCGGTAGCCAAACACGGCAATCGTTCTGTATCCAGTATGTGTGGAAGCGCTGACGTGCTGGAAGCCCTGGGGGTCTGTGTGGATCTTAACCCCGCCCAAGTGGAAGGGTGCATTGATGAGATTGGGATCGGTTTTCTTTTCAGCCCTGTCTTTCACAAAGCCATGGCCCACGCCATTGGTCCCCGGCGGGAAATCGGGATCCGCACCATCTTCAATATCCTAGGACCCCTGTGCAATCCCGCCTGTGCCCAGTACCAAGTGGTTGGGGTGTACCAAGAAGAGCTTACGGAGTTGGTGGCTAGAACCCTTGGCCGGCTCGGTGCAAAGGTGGCGCTGGTGGTTCACGGAACCGATGGCCTTGATGAAATCTCCCTCGGTGCTCCCACCAAGGTATCCCATCTGCAGAATGGAACAGTGACCACCTATTACGTGGACCCGACGGATTTCGGCCTTGCCCCGGTGAAGAAGGAGCAGATCATCGGTGGGTCTGCCCGGGAGAATGCGGAGATTATCCGGCGGGTTTTGTCCGGTGAGCGGGGGGCCCATCGGGATGTGGCCCTGGCTAACGCGGCGGCCGCCTTTATGGTGGGCGGACTGGTACCGGATTTCCGTTCAGGGGTACAGCTCGCCGGGGAGATTGTGGATTCGGGCAAGGCTCTTGAAAAGTTACACCAGCTTCAGCAGGTGTCCAGGAGGTATGCGGAAAATGCTACAGCGCATCATTACCACTAAACAGGCCGAGCTTCTTAAGGAGAAGGAACGTTGTTCTTTCGAAACCTTAGCCCGTAGTCTGGAGCAGGTTTTACCCAAACCAAGACGTAGTCTGGCGGACGCTTTGCGTAAGGCACAGCCCGTCGGCATTATTGCAGAGATCAAGCGGGCTTCCCCCTCTAAGGGGGTGATTAACGGTGACTTGCAGCCGGCCTATACCGCCTGGGCCTATGAGCAGGCGGGCGCCACTGCCATTTCCGTTTTGACCGATCGGGAGTTCTTCCATGGTAGCGGTGAGGACCTGGTGCAAGCCCGGATCGCCAGTACCCTTCCGATTCTGCGCAAGGATTTCATTATCGATCCCTATCAGGTGCTACAGGCTAAGTTGTGGGGGGCGGACGCCATTTTGCTGATTGTGGCGGCACTGGAACACCAAGAGCTAAAACGATTGTTCGACTATGCCACTAATCTGGGTCTGGAGTGCCTGGTGGAAGTGCACAATGAGGCAGAGGTGGAGGTGGCCCTGGAGATTGGAGCGGAGATCATCGGGATAAACAACAGGAACTTGGCCGATTTTTCGGTGGATTTGGGGGTCACTGAGCGCTTACGTCCCTTGATCCCCCGGGACCGGGTGGTGGTGAGTGAAAGCGGCATCCGGACCGAGGAGGATATGCACAGGATGATGGCCTGTGGGGTGCAGGGGCTTTTGATTGGTGAAGCCCTTTGTGCCAGCAGTTACCCCTCGGCCATGTTGCAGAAGCTGTTGTCCCTGGGGTAGGTGGTGAGCGCAGTTGATTCAGGTAAAAATATGCGGTATAACTAATGAAGATGATGCTTTAGAGGCTGTAGCCCATGGGGCCAATGCCATTGGGTTTGTCTTTGCCAAGAAAAGCCCCCGATGTGTATCGGTGGAAGGGGCAGCTCGGGTGAGGAGGTCTTTGCCCGTTTTCACCAAAGTCGTCGGTGTCTTTGTGGAACACACTCCGGAGGAGATCCTGGATGTGGCCAATACCGTACGACTAGACGTGTTACAATTGCATGGGAATTACGGACCCGGAGAATGCCGTTTTTTGGCCCAGTACCACCCAGTCATTAAAGTCTTTCATCTGCAGGACGACCGCCTCCCAAAGATTGGGGATTATCCAGCTGATGCCTTCTTGGTGGATAGCCGGGTGGAAGGAGCTTTGGGGGGGACAGGCGTTGTGTGCAATTGGGATTTGGCTCACAAGCTGGCCCGGCGGGTCCCCTTGATCCTAGCCGGGGGTCTTACCCCAGAGAATGTTCGGGAAGGGATTGCCCGGGTAAGACCTATGGCCATCGATGTTTGCAGTGGTGTGGAAGCATATCCGGGGAAGAAGGATCATGGCAAGCTAAGGGAGTTGCTACAGAAAGTGAGGAGTTGGTATGACTAAGGGAAATGGCTATTTTGGCCAGTACGGTGGCAGGTATGTGCCCGAGACACTGGTTCCTGCCCTGAACGAGCTTGCGGAGGCCTATGAAGCCGTGAAGAAGGATCCCTCCTTTTGGGAGGAGCTAGAGTGGTATTGGAGGGAGTACTCCGGACGGCCTACCCCTCTTTACTTTGCCCGGCGCCTGACTGAACGGCTAGGCGGGCCTAAGATATACTTGAAACGGGAGGACCTCAACCACACCGGCGCCCACAAGATCAATAACACCCTGGGGCAGATCCTGTTAGCCAAGCGCATGGGGAAACGCAAGATTATTGCCGAAACCGGTGCCGGCCAGCATGGGGTGGCCAGTGCTACGGCTGCTGCTATGTTCGGGATGGAATGCGTGGTGTTCATGGGCGAGGAAGATGTTCGGCGGCAGGCCCTGAACGTTTTTCGGATGGAGCTTTTGGGTGCCCGGGTGGAATCGGTGTCTTCAGGGACCGGTACCCTGAAGGATGCTTGCAATGAGGCGATCCGCTATTGGGTGACCAATGTGGAGGACAGTTATTATCTCATCGGTTCTGCGGTGGGGCCACATCCCTATCCCACCATTGTACGGGACTTCCAGTCTGTAATTGGACGGGAGTGCAGGGAGCAGATCTTAGAGCAGGAAGGCCGCCTGCCCGATTGCATCGTGGCCGCGGTGGGCGGAGGGAGCAATGCCATCGGGATCTTCCATGCCTTTGTGGATGATCCAAAGGTGCGCTTGGTGGGAGTGGAGGCCGGGGGTTTGGGCCTAGAGACAGGGAAGCACGCGGCCTGCATTACCCTGGGGACAAAGGGTGTCTTGCACGGTGCTTTCAGTTACCTGATGCATGATGAAGATGGACAGATCACCCCTGTATACTCCATTTCCGCTGGTTTGGATTACCCCGGTGTTGGCCCTGAGCACAGTTTCCTTGCGGACCAGAAACGGGCCGAGTATTATCCTGTTACCGATGAAGAGGCCTTGGCTGCCTTTGAACTGTTGTGCAAGACCGAGGGGATTATCCCGGCCTTAGAGAGTGCCCACGCGGTGGCCTATGTCATGAAAATGGCCCACACCTTCTCCTCCAATGATATAGTGGTCATAAACCTGTCCGGTAGAGGGGACAAAGATGTAATGCAGATTCGTGAGATTCGGATGAATGGGGGTGTTGGGGGTGAGTAGACTGAGAAAGCGGTTTGAGAGGAACGCACTGATCCCCTATTTGACAGCCGGTTATCCGGACCTGGAGACCAGCAAAAGGCTTTTGCTTACCGCAGCCCGCGATGGTGCGGATATCATTGAGATTGGAATTCCCTTTTCGGATCCCTTGGCCGATGGACCCATCCTCCAGGAGGCGGCAGGACAAGCCCTGCAAAACGGGACCACCATTGCCAAAGTGATGGAGATTGCAGGTGAGGTCTACGAAGAAATCCGCCGGGAGGGCTTGAATACGGAACTGGTCTTCATGGTTTACTACAACCTCGTATACTCCTGGGGAGAGGATCGGTTTGTGGAAGCCGCGGCTAAAGCAGGGGTTGCGGGGCTGATCGTGCCTGATTTGCCCTATGAGGAAGCAAGCGGTCTTGCAGAGAAGGCCGAGGAAGCCGGGATGGACCTGATTTACCTAGTGGCCCCCAACACACCTCCGGAGAGGATTCAGCAGATCGGGGAACGCTCTCGAGGCTTTATCTATGCCGTGTCTTTGCATGGTGTCACTGGTCCCCGGGAGAAGCTGCCTAAGGATCTGACCGAACTTGTGGCTCGGATCAAGGCCAATGTTGATGTGCCGGTAGCCGTGGGTTTTGGGATTTCTTCGGCGGAACAGGCGGTGGAAGTGACCAAGATAGCCGATGGAGTGATTATCGGTAGTGTCTTGGCGCAGTTGGTAAAGGAAGCTGAGGATCCCTGTGATGCCCTGGGCCAATTCATCGGTCAGCTGAGGGCGGCCTTGGATAACAGTAGAAACTGAAGGAGGGCGGTTTTTGATGATGTCCTTTGCCTTGGAGTTTAACTCCAAAGAGGAGCTCACCAAGGCGGTGACAGCCCTTTGGGAGGAATATGGGATCACTGGGGAGACGGAAGTGATGCCCATGGAGAGTGGTAAATGGCGATTGTATGTCTATTCCGAGGTAGATCTTGACCAGGAAAAGATTCAGAAGCTAGGGGGGGAGAGTATCTCCTCCAAGTCTGTTTTCGCCAGTGCTAGGAAAAAGCAAGAAGAGGAGTAGCTATGGAGTTTTGTCGCAGCTTAGTGGATAGTGTTCTTCGGGAGATCGCACCTAGAATCGAGGAAGTACGAAAGACCGAGGTGAATAACCAGGCCAAGGTGCTTGCGGCCTTTCACAAAGCCCGGGTGGCTGATTATCACTTTACGGGGAGTACGGGCTATGGCTACGGTGATGTGGGTCGGGAAGTGCTGGAGGAGGTCTATGCGGATATTTTTCGGACCGAATCTGCTTTGGTCCGTCCGCAGATTGTCTCTGGTACCCACGGGATCACCTGCTGTCTTTTTGGTCTTCTAAAACCCCAGGACCTGTTGTTAAGCGTTACCGGAGCTCCCTACGATACATTACAGATGGTGATCGGGCAGAAAGGCGATTCCCCCAACTCCCTCAAACGATGGCAGATTGAGTATCAGGAGATAAATCTGTTTCCCGATGGTCAGTTCGATCCGGCGGAGCTTGCCCAGGTGACCAGGGCACCAAAGTTGATCCTGATGCAAAGATCTAGGGGCTACAGCTTGCGTCCTGCCCTGACCGTGGCTCAAATTGGGGAGGCAGTGAAGTATTTAGAGGAGAGATTTCCCGAGGCCATCATCTTCCTGGACAACTGTTACGGAGAGTTTGTGGAAGAGAAGGAACCCACCGAGGTGGGGGTACATCTTGCGGCCGGTTCTTTAATTAAGAACCCGGGTGGCACCATTGCCCCCGGTGGGGGATACGTAGTAGGTAGGGAAGACCTGGTGGTACAGGTGGCAGAGCACCTTACTGCACCGGGACTGGGTGATCGGTTAGGTCCTAGTTTTGGGCTCAATCGCTTGTTGTATCAGGGGCTGTGGTTGGCACCCCATATGGTGGCGGAGGCCCTCTGTGGGGCGATCCTGGTCGGAGCCTACTTTAGCAAACTGGGCTTTGAGGTTCATCCAGGGGTCGACGCTCCCCGGGGTGATGTGGTGCAGGTGGTGGTCTGTGGGGATCCGGAGTTGCAAAGACTCATCTGTCAGGCGGTGCAGGAGACTGGAGCGGTGGACCATCATTTTGCCCTGGAGCCTTCGGTGTTACCAGGCTATGATGATCCGGTAATCATGGCCTCGGGAAGCTTCATCCAGGGCTCTTCCAGCGAGTTGTCCGCCGATGGGCCGGTACGGCCCCCCTATGCTGTGTATTTTCAAGGAGGCACTTCCCTTGCCCATTGGCAGTTGGCCCTGATGGCCATCACCAAGAAGCTTCGGGAAAGATCCATCATATGAAAATTTATACTAGGGAAGGGGGACGGGTATTAATACCCAGATGGATTTCGCTTGACTTCCATCTTTACAGTTTGCTACAATTGATTGTAGTTTGAAGCTCTTCCTGTGTCATATGTGTTCCTTCCTTATGCGTCCCTCATCTGCATATCCCTGATCGATTGAGGGTAGGGGATAGTAGTGTTTTTATCGTGTTAGGCTTGTCCTATCGGATAAAGGGGGACAAGAGGGCTGCTTGCTATTACTGGGTTGGGGAGTGAATTAACGTGAGTGATGTGAGTCATGCGATGACAGAACCTCATGGGTGGCCGGCAGACATGGATTTCAGCCAGCGGTCCGATGAAGAGGTGGTTCACTTAGCCCAGCAAGGTTGCGATGAAGCTGTCGATTATCTGTTGACGAAGTATCAGAAGCTAGTTTATATATGGACCCGTCCCTATTTCTTGCAAGGGGCTGAAGACGATGACCTGTTGCAAGAAGGGATGATCGGACTTTACAAAGCCATTCGGGATTTCGCCCCTGGAACTTCTTCTTTCTGGTCCTTTGCGAAGCTATGTATCACACGGAATATCATCAGTGCGATCAAAGGGACAACCCGTCAGAAACATATTCCGCTCAACTGCTACACTTCGCTTCACAAGCCGATCTATGATTTGGAAGGGGATCGCACCCTGATGGAGGTGCTTTCCAATGCTCAGGTGGACAACCCGGAGGATCTCGTCATTGATCGGGAGCGGCTGAAGCAGACGCAGGAACACATCAAGAAGGTTCTTAGTGATTTTGAGTTCAAGGTCTTTAGGCTGTATATTAACGGGTTGTCATACAAAGAAATGGCCTTAAGGCTGGACACCCATACGAAGTCGGTGGACAACGCCCTATGTCGGATTAAGACGAAGATCAGTAAGCTTCTGTAGGGGGTCTGCCGTGTTCGCCCGGGTGCACACAAGTGGAGTGTTAAAGTAAATGCCCCAGGTAGAAGTCGGTACATTCCAGTTGGACATAACTTCGATCGTCGTATCTGTGATCGTTTTAATGTTTGCAAGTTACTTCATCCACCGGGATGCGAAAGCACGACAAGCCCATCCGTTGCTGTGGATTATGGGTATGTTTATGCTGGCCTCGGTGTTCATGTTCCAACCAATCTCGATCATTATGATATCCGTTGTGGCCTCATTGTACATTACTTTTCGTCCCCAAGGAAAGCTCGGCAATTGCCCGCGGTGTGGCGAACGCTACCTGGAGCGCTTTGCCAGTTGTCCTCACTGCGGGCAGGATACCAAAAAAGAGTGCCCCCAGTGTCGGACCATGATGTCTTGGACCGAAACCAAGTGTCCGCGGTGTGGTGCACGGGTCTAGGGTGATAATCGTGATCAGTACCTTGGCTTTGCTCGTCAGGATTGGTTTGGCGGTCCTGTTGGGCGGTGTCATCGGCTTGGAACGGGAGGTCCATGGCCGACCGGCAGGATTGCGAACCCATATGCTGGTTTGTCTGGGCTCTGCACTGATCATGCTAGTGTCCGCCTACGGTGTGTATGGACTGTATGGTGGTGACAGTGCCCCTTCTTTCGATCCTACTCGGATTGCGGCCCAAATTGTCAGTGGTATAGGTTTCTTGGGGGCGGGCACCATTATGAAGGAAGGTCCGACAATCCGTGGTTTGACCACCGCGGCCAGTTTGTGGGTGGCCGCGGCCATCGGTATGGCGGTGGGTGCTGGATTCTATCTTGGGGCGCTAGTGGTGACGCTCCTGGTGGTCTTGGTTTTGGGCGGACTGGATAAGTACGAGTATGCCTACCTTTTGAGCAAATCTAACCGGTTGGTTCTGAAAGTGGTGGATCGGCCAGGGCAGCTTGCGGCGGTGACCGAAGTCTTGGCCGGCTATAAGATTAACATCACCCGGGCAAACCTGCACAAGGAAGACGAGACCCGTTCTATCCTGGATCTGGTGCTGGAGATCCCCGGGACTGTGAATAAATCCGCGGTCTTGACCTCGGTAATCGAACTGGATGGGGTTGAGGAAGCTAGATATGCTAATTCGTGAGGCTAGGGTGATTGGTTAAGTGTTGATTCTGGTGACTAACGATGACGGTATTAATGCCCCTGGAATTTGGGCATTGGCGCGAGCCATGCAGGAACTTGGTCGAGTAATGATTGTTGCTCCCAGCGAAGAGAAGAGTGGAACCGGTCATTCTATTACGGTACATAGACCCCTCCGGGTGGAACAGGTGCGGTCCTGTGACGGTCTGGAGGCCTATGTGGTCAACGGGACACCTGCCGATTGTGTGAAGCTGGGGATGGAGGGGCTCAGTAACGAGAGTCCCAATATTGTGGTTTCCGGGATTAATCGTGGTCCTAACTTGGGCACCGACGTGCTTTATTCGGGGACCGTTTCTGGAGCTATGGAAGGGGCCATTTTGGGAGCGGTAGCCATGGCCATCTCCGTAGATCTGGATCACAACCCTCCGGAGGACTTCGACTATGAACCCGCGGCCAGGATCGCCAAGCAACTGGTGGAACGGTTTAGCCGGGAGGCGCTACCCAAGGAGACATTGCTGAACGTCAATGTTCCGGCGGTTCCCTACGAGGCGATTAAAGGGATTAAGTTTACCCGCTTGGGAACCCGCCGCTACCGAGACGTCTTTGATAAACGACTCGATCCCCGGGGACGGGTCTATTATTGGATGGCCGGCGATGTGGTGGATTTGGATCCAGACCCCATGACCGATACGGCCACAGTGAAGGAAGGGTATGTATCCATTACCCCTATTCACTACGATTTGACCGAATACAACTTGTTGGAAGAAATGAAACACTGGCACATTGATCTAGACTAGATGCCGGGCCATCGCTTTTCCCTGCAACATATACTGTTGATGGGGAGCGATGGCTATGCGATATCTGGTATGGATTGGAGTCGTCAGCGAACTTGTCTGTATGATGGCGCTCGGTGGCGCCATCGCTGGGAAACAGGTGCCACGATGGGCCTACAGACTGGTTCTGTGTACCATTGTTGCCGTTGCCCTTGTGGCAGTGGTTCTGCTTGGTGTCCTAGCGCTAGCTTTCCTACAGGAGGAGTACATATGCGTAAGTTTATGGGGATGATTGGGGCGCTCATTGTGTTAATGATCCTGGTGACCGGGGGGATCTGTACCGCAGCTTCGGTGAACTGGACACAGCTTTACCAGAGTACCCAGCAAGCCACCGGCCTTGAAGAGCAGTTGATTAATGCCACTGCTTTGGTGAACCTAGGCCAGTTAGGTGCGGCTTTTGACCAGATCGATGCGATCATGCAGGAGGAAGACTACTTGGAGTTTGCCCAGGACATGCAGGCCAAGTACACTGCGTTGCTAGAAAAGGACACTACCAACATTCTGTACCTCAACATCTTGGGTCTGGTAGAATGGGGCTTGGCGAACTACGGGCAGGCTAGCCGCTATTTCCAACAACTGGTCGCGCTGGAACCGGGCAATGTTTGGGTTAGGTTGTTTCTGGCAGTGACTTTGTGGAAGCAGGACGAACACCAGCAGGCGTTGGAGGTGCTGAAGGCTGCCCACGATTTGGACAAGCAGAACCAATATACCCATTGTCTACTTGCTGCCGTCTATTTTGAACTAAGAAACTACATCCGGGCTGCATACCATTATCTGAAATGTCCAGATGTGCGTAAGGAGATGGCTGCACGGGGATTTTGAAAGGGGAGAATTGCTCCCCTTTCTTTCTGCCGCGAGGTTCAGTGTACACCTTGGCGTAATAGGTAGACTTTGACCTCCTGTATACCGAACGAAATAGCCCGATCGTAGTCCTCCATGAATATGTCGACCCGGTTGCCCTTGATGGCGCCGCCGGTGTCCTCGGCATGGTAAAGTCCGTATCCTTCGATATAAACCCAGCTGCCGAGAGGAATCACCGCCGGGTCTACCGCGATGGTACGACCCTCCGTGGCCCTAGTTCCCGTGAAGGTGAGGCCGTAAGCGGGATGACCGGGCCATTTACCAGTGGATTCGAAGCCGGCTGTGTATGCCGTCGCGTTCATGACGAAAGAGACGGGGTCACGATCCCTGTGGAATGCCAGGGTAACCGCCGGTTCGTCCCCATGGGCAGTAGCGGTAAGGAGTCAAATGGTTGCAACACATAACAGGAAACCGAAAGTTGCAACCTTAACGTTTATGTTCACGCCATTCCCTCCTCAATATTGTTCCTCCAACGCGGCATTCTTAGTGTGGGCGCGCACCGCCGGTTTAGTCTAGTAATAATTAGTATAGGATGGGGAAAACAGCAGACACTAATTGGTAGGTAAAGCAAATTGTCGGGAGCAGGATTTTGAAGTCAAGGTGCAGAATTATGGTAGTGTTAGATGCCAATGCCAAAAGGGGGCGGTTCCAATGTTTACCGTAGACGGCGAAGACGTCTTGAGGGGGCTAAAGAAGTTCAAGCGCCTGGCTAAGCAGGACTTGCTGGCAAGCGCCTTGACTTCTGATCCGGAGTTTTGGAACGAACAAGCCCAAGCCCGCCGGGAGATGTACGACAAACTGATGTTGTTGGTTCAAGAACAAGGGGTAGATGAAGCTTATCGCATGGCTCGACAGGAAGAAGCTTCGCTACCCCTTGATGCTTCTCAAGATGCTAAGGTCCTCGGTAAGCACCAAGCCTTACAGATGTTCTTTACTATCTTGGGTGTCCAATCCAATGCGGACGACAGTAGGTGAGTAAGGAAGTCAACTGCTGGGACATATTTGGCAGGAGAAGGGTGAATGCCGGGCATTATATAGATGACAAATGGGTCGGAATCGTCGATCCTTGTACCTAGAATGGCTTTCTGGGTTGATAAATAGGGGAGGGCTACTCACTATCCTGCCCTCCCCCAGGGGATTATTCAAACCTTCTCAGTACGCCAATGACTTTGCCTAGGATGGTAACATTGCGAGAATAGATCGGTTCCATGGTGGGATTCTCCGGTTGTAGACGAATCCTGTTTGGTTCGCGGAAAAACCTCTTTACAGTCACTTCCTCGCCGAGCATTGCCACAACGATATCCCCGTTATCGGCGGCTTTTTGTTCTTTTACCAGCACATAATCCCGATCGTGGATTCCGGCTTCGATCATACTGTCCCCGCGAACACGTAACATAAACACGTTTTCTTCGGTGCGTACAAAATCCTTGGGCAGGACAAAGTGCTCCTCGACGTTTTCCGCAGCGAGAATAGGTTCGCCCGCGGTCACGTTACCCACGACGGGGACACTGACCAGTTCCCAAGGGATCGCACTGGTCCGATCAGCTAATTCTAGCGCTCGTGGTTTAGTGGGATCACGTCTAAGATAGCCCTTATTTTCCAATCTAGATAAATGACCGTGCACAGTGGAGGTGGATTTCAAACCTACAGCGGCACAGATTTCCCGTACCGAGGGAGGGTAACCGTAGGTTGCAACGTACTCTTGGATGTATTCCAGGATTTGTCTTTGACGTGGTGTCAGGTCACCTGTCACTATCTCACCTCCTCGTCCGGCGGACACTGTCAGTATGTAGCGATCTGTGAACGATTTACCAGTTTGTATTATATCATAGGAGAACAGATGTTTCAAACATAGGTTCGCCATGAGACCAGACGGTCTTGGGTTGCCCTGGAAGGAAATTTCCCCTATCTCTGGGTTTGACGAAACTACAACCTGTGGTTCATGGTTTGGTCGGGGAAGAGCCAAGGATGTACGCTTTGGCAGGGGGGAGGTCTTTGGCTAGACTAGCCACCAGACCAGGAATAGAGCAGGAATGTGGACTATCGTGACGAAGTAGGGTACCGCGGGTGTGACCTTTCAGAAGAAGACTCACGGTGAGACTACTTGGTGGAAAAGGAAGGTGTAGGAGTTGCGTATACTGTATCTTGACATTGATACCTTGCGGCCCGACCACTTGGGTTGTTACGGATATCATCGGAACACATCACCCAATATTGATTGGATCGCACAGGAAGGAGTACGGTTTGAAAACGTGCACTGTTCCGACGCCCCTTGCTTACCCTCCCGGGCAGCCTTGATGACCGGGCAGTTTGGGATTCGCTCCGGGGTTGTGGGCCACGGTGGTACCGCTGCGGACTTGCGGCTAGAAGGGCCCGAGCGAGGATTTGCAGGACGCCTGCGGAGTCACAGTCTGCCTGGGCTCCTGAGACGAAGTGGTTTTCGAACGGTGACCATCAGCCCCTTTGCGGAACGCCATGGCGCTTGGTGGTTTTACGCCGGTTTCAATGAGATGTATAATACCGGAAAAAGTGGTATGGAATCGGCCGAGGAAGTGTTCCCGGTGGCCTACAAGTGGCTGGAGGAGAACGCAAAGGAAGACAACTGGTTCTTGCACATCAATTGCTGGGATCCCCACACACCGTATCGGGCGCCGGAGGAGTTTGGTAACCCCTTCGCCAATGACCCGTTGCCCGAGTGGCTGACGGAGGAACGACTCGAGGAGCACCGTCAAATGGTCTCTCCCCACGGAGCCCGGGCCACTTGGATGTGGAGTAACGAGGCTCCTGCGGGACAAGAGTATCCGCGGTATCCTGGGGAGCTCCAAAATATGGATGACCTGCGGACCTTCGTTGACGGG
This window of the Bacillota bacterium genome carries:
- a CDS encoding anthranilate synthase component I encodes the protein MRCYPSRAEYEKLSAQYRVVPVYCELPADLETPVSLWSKVAQSGMGFLLESVEKGERFGRYSFLGVSPHMVIRTKGTQVVVEEQGKPPVIRRAHPLAVLRELLRDVSAAPVLDLPFTGGAVGYTGFEVAYLDGKEDLAAGDGLDVYDCVYMFPEIVYVFDHLYHTIKVIYNSHPKDNPEKEYQEAQLRLEKAVRQVMDSACTLPSLSVDRPFDVGQATSSTSPEAFMEAVREVQKAITQGDVEQVVLAQRLEVPLSVSSFAVYRALRSLNPSSYVFYLDLGDYQLLGSSPETLVRLQEGKAEIHPIAGTRPRGATPAEDEAYVRELMKDEKEVAEHQMLVELGLRELELVCVPGTVRLEESMEIIKYSHVMHMVSRITGRLAAGQDQFDLFRTVFPAGTVSGFPKKRALELVQRLEPHRRGPYAGAVGYFSYQGSMDQCITIRSTLCKDGRAYVYAGAGIVAQSVPEREYQETLHKARAVLVAINHAEQSLLAGRREAR
- the trpD gene encoding anthranilate phosphoribosyltransferase, with amino-acid sequence MIREAIVKLTGGVSLSEREASLVMHQIMTGDATSAQIAAYLTALRIKGETLDEVVGSAQTMRTFAVQIRPRVTQLLDTCGTGGDGANTYNISTTVAFIVAGAGLPVAKHGNRSVSSMCGSADVLEALGVCVDLNPAQVEGCIDEIGIGFLFSPVFHKAMAHAIGPRREIGIRTIFNILGPLCNPACAQYQVVGVYQEELTELVARTLGRLGAKVALVVHGTDGLDEISLGAPTKVSHLQNGTVTTYYVDPTDFGLAPVKKEQIIGGSARENAEIIRRVLSGERGAHRDVALANAAAAFMVGGLVPDFRSGVQLAGEIVDSGKALEKLHQLQQVSRRYAENATAHHYH
- the trpC gene encoding indole-3-glycerol phosphate synthase TrpC; the encoded protein is MLQRIITTKQAELLKEKERCSFETLARSLEQVLPKPRRSLADALRKAQPVGIIAEIKRASPSKGVINGDLQPAYTAWAYEQAGATAISVLTDREFFHGSGEDLVQARIASTLPILRKDFIIDPYQVLQAKLWGADAILLIVAALEHQELKRLFDYATNLGLECLVEVHNEAEVEVALEIGAEIIGINNRNLADFSVDLGVTERLRPLIPRDRVVVSESGIRTEEDMHRMMACGVQGLLIGEALCASSYPSAMLQKLLSLG
- a CDS encoding phosphoribosylanthranilate isomerase; translation: MIQVKICGITNEDDALEAVAHGANAIGFVFAKKSPRCVSVEGAARVRRSLPVFTKVVGVFVEHTPEEILDVANTVRLDVLQLHGNYGPGECRFLAQYHPVIKVFHLQDDRLPKIGDYPADAFLVDSRVEGALGGTGVVCNWDLAHKLARRVPLILAGGLTPENVREGIARVRPMAIDVCSGVEAYPGKKDHGKLRELLQKVRSWYD
- the trpB gene encoding tryptophan synthase subunit beta, translating into MTKGNGYFGQYGGRYVPETLVPALNELAEAYEAVKKDPSFWEELEWYWREYSGRPTPLYFARRLTERLGGPKIYLKREDLNHTGAHKINNTLGQILLAKRMGKRKIIAETGAGQHGVASATAAAMFGMECVVFMGEEDVRRQALNVFRMELLGARVESVSSGTGTLKDACNEAIRYWVTNVEDSYYLIGSAVGPHPYPTIVRDFQSVIGRECREQILEQEGRLPDCIVAAVGGGSNAIGIFHAFVDDPKVRLVGVEAGGLGLETGKHAACITLGTKGVLHGAFSYLMHDEDGQITPVYSISAGLDYPGVGPEHSFLADQKRAEYYPVTDEEALAAFELLCKTEGIIPALESAHAVAYVMKMAHTFSSNDIVVINLSGRGDKDVMQIREIRMNGGVGGE
- a CDS encoding tryptophan synthase subunit alpha → MSRLRKRFERNALIPYLTAGYPDLETSKRLLLTAARDGADIIEIGIPFSDPLADGPILQEAAGQALQNGTTIAKVMEIAGEVYEEIRREGLNTELVFMVYYNLVYSWGEDRFVEAAAKAGVAGLIVPDLPYEEASGLAEKAEEAGMDLIYLVAPNTPPERIQQIGERSRGFIYAVSLHGVTGPREKLPKDLTELVARIKANVDVPVAVGFGISSAEQAVEVTKIADGVIIGSVLAQLVKEAEDPCDALGQFIGQLRAALDNSRN
- the sigH gene encoding RNA polymerase sporulation sigma factor SigH — protein: MTEPHGWPADMDFSQRSDEEVVHLAQQGCDEAVDYLLTKYQKLVYIWTRPYFLQGAEDDDLLQEGMIGLYKAIRDFAPGTSSFWSFAKLCITRNIISAIKGTTRQKHIPLNCYTSLHKPIYDLEGDRTLMEVLSNAQVDNPEDLVIDRERLKQTQEHIKKVLSDFEFKVFRLYINGLSYKEMALRLDTHTKSVDNALCRIKTKISKLL